The region CGGTCGGGGCCCCGGGGACCCGCCGGTCCCACCGCCAGCTGCCCGCAGTGCCTGGCTgcgccctgccccgctcccggccccccgcgtccccccgggctcgggggctgggcagggcggggTGGGCTGGCCGGGACCGGGCTCCCCACCCGatgcggccgcggcggggccgggaagCTCCGCTCCTCCAGGTCTCGCTGGCTGGCGGCCCCAGACGTGTTTGTCCCGGGGCGGCAGGATGGTTTCACTCAGCCCATCccaaaactttttgtttcttcttctgttctgCGTTTTTAATTATGATTCCCCGCGGAGAGAATCCCTTCCTGGGTAGCATTATCTCCGATGGTGGTCCTTCTGCTGCAAATGTCAGGAATGGGACATTTTCATCACGTCAAACCTTTTCTCCAGAGCTCTTCTGAAATGATAAATTTTTCCAGAGCAGCCTTTCCCTGTCATATTTTCAAGCTTCAGTTAACTGCCACTTTCTCACGAGCTGAAGAAGATGGTTTGTCAGCAGGCCCTGATGGCTCCTTGCTGCCCCAGGTTTCCTGCAGCGAcagcccagggccaggcagggaggagcaggccCTGCCTGTGCCCGCTGCGCTGCCCAGGCAAACGTGGAGCCGCGAGCCCACGCTGTCACCTCGCTGCTCCAGGGCCAGCACACAGCTTGGCCTGGTCCTCTGCACCGCTGCGGGCGGAGCGGCTCGCCTGCCTCTGCCCCGGGCTCCCCACTCTGCTCTGGCCAGGGGAGGTGCTGTGAGGCCGGCGGGTGCTGCAAGCTGGTGTGGGTGCAGGGGTGTGTGCATGGGTGCAGGGGTGTGCACGGTGTGCAGCTGCAGCTTGCTGGGTCCTGCGACTCCTTCCAGCTCCTGAGCAAGGCTGAGGCTCAGCAGTGGCCGCACGGTGTCCTCCTCAGCCTTGCTGGAGCTGCAGCGTGGCCCCGGGCGGGTGCTGGCAGAGCCGATGGGGTCTGCGGGGCAGCGGGGATGTGTGGGTCCTGCAGAGCCCCTGAGCCGGCCCCCTAGGCCGGTGCAGGGATGGGACAGACAGACAGTCCTCGCCGGTGGGATGTGCAGCACTGTGCAAGGGCTGCACTGCTGCTCCCGCTGGCTCAGCACCCGGCTCCTCACCCCTGCACGGGGCCTGACCACCGTGCCCTGGCCCTCAGCCCCGCAGCTCCTCAGGGCCTGGCAGCGGGACTGAGGGCAGGCCATTGCACCGCATTGCTGCTCCATACATGAGCTGGGCAGGAGCTTCGCCTGCCTGCAACAACGACATGCGGATGCCTGTGATGGCTGCAGGGGCAGAAAAGGACGGTCATCGTCCCCATCCCATCGCTGCCCCTAcagagcccctgccctgccctcgggCACGGCATCGTTCCCAACCACGCACCCCCATGGTACCCCCTCCCCAACTGCCAGCGCGTCGCCTTGGACAACTGAGCCTTTATTGAGCTTTTCCCCTGCCGCTCCGTGGCCGAGACGGTGCCCAGGGCACGCAGCCggcagcacagcagctccagcaccggcGGTCACTGCTGGACCCTGCGAATGGACTGGACCTGGCCCGTCTGCGCGTGGGAGCCCCACTCCCGCACATGCTTGTACTCGCCCGCGCAGCTGTCGCTCTCCAGGAGGTACTGGAAGCCCCGATATCCCGGGTACTGCGAGCAGACCCACCTGCgacagagcagagagcggcggcggctcagggctggcagcaccatGAGGCACCCTGCGCTGCGGGCGCTGGGCAgtgggcagggtgctggcagctgccagagcatcctcagctctgGTGTGTGCCCCTGGTGCCAGGTCCCGGCAGGGTGCAAGCTCCCGGGATACTCACGCGCCGGAGCGGACAAGGAATGAGCCCACAgcgctgctgccccagcccagggcgGGCAGCGAGGGGCAGTCGTCGCTCAGCTCCCCCCGCTTGCCCTGGAAGTTCTCCTGCTCAAAGAGCATCAGCCTGCTGCGCCCATGGTCCTGCCGCCGAGACGGGCACGGCGTCGGCAcggctgccctgcccagcccccgggccggcagccggcagcgggCTCGGGGCACCAGCCCGGCGGTGGGCTCTGGGGGACGGCCCCGCggcagggagccggggcaggggcacTCACGGCGCAGGCGATGGGGCGGAAGGAGCACATCCTCTCCACGTGGTAGGCGTTGCTGCCGCTCCACGCCTCCCAGCACGGGTACTCGCCACGCTCCAGCACAAACTGCTGCCCCTGGAAGCCGCAGTGTTCGAAGCCTGCCCACCTGCCGGGGGCGGAAGGGGGGGTGAGACCCCCGTGGCACCCACCACCCCTCTCACGCcctgggcagagcctgctgcaCCCCGTGGGGACGAGGCTCTTCCCCAGAGGAGGCAGTGCCGTGGCTCAGGTGGCAAAAGGCACTGGAGACCTCCATTGTCCAACCCCCCTCCATCCACGGGGTCCCACAGCACCGTGGGGTGGCAGCCCCCTGTGACCCCCACTCACGCCCCGCTCTCAATCTTGCAGGAGCGGACGGTGCTGAAGCCATGCTCTGGGGTGCTGTAGCAGTCAGTGGTGAACTCGTGCTTCTTGCCCTGGAAGAAAGCCTCATCCCACACCACGATCTGGGGAGGATGGAGTGGGTCAGGGGGCTCCATGGGTGCAGAGGCCCCAAGCAGACACTGCACCCCCGTGCCCGGGCATTCATGGGACTCAGGCTGCATTGCTAGTCCTCCCGAGGCTCCCGTACCTTCCAGAGCCCGGAGGATCTCCTGCAGCGGTGGGTCATGGTGGCTCTGCACAGGGGAATGGGACAGTTAAagcctgccccggggctggcgcATCGTTGGCCCCCGCGAGCCTGGCCTTGCCGCTGCAGCCTGGCCAGACCCACCAGCCCTGCACTGGGGGCTTGGCCCTTCCCCGGGACCCCCACATCCCGGGACCAGGCTTCAGGCCATGTGTTGCATGGACAGTGCAGGCAGAAGGAGGCAGGAGCCTGCGGCCACCTGCTCTGCTCCGTGGGGCTCGCTCCAGCCTTTGCCCAGGTGAAACTGCCCTCGGGAGCCTGTGCACGTCCCCTCACCAGCGGCGCGGGAGGCAGTGATGGGGCCGCTCCGCTCCGGAGCAGGCAcagagcacagcccagggctctcccagccaCCCAGGGCTGCCGTCCGGGCCGTGCGGAGCAGCAGGTGTCTGGCAGGGAGCCGCGGCCCTGGCAGCCGTCCtggcagcatggcacagcaccgCAGCGGGGTGAGCACACTGCCTGCCCGTGCATGGGGCTGCCCACGGCTCCCGTGCCCAGGGAGACTCCTCCTCCTGCAAGCAGATCCCCGAGCCAAAGCCCctgtgcaggcagccctggcgcaggcagccccgggcaggtCCCCAGGCGTGCTCACCATGCGCAGGCAGGGCCAGtgcccggggctgcagccagggcaggactGAGCCGGGAGCGCTGCAGAGGTGGCCGCATGCCCACGCtgagcagcagcaccctgctccgCTGCCATGGCCAGCGATGCCCCGATCCCCCCGCCACCGTTCCCCACGCCGAGGCGTGCGACAGCAGAGCGGTGCCGCAGCCTGTCCCCCGCGGGTGCCCTTGTCTCGTGCCTTGGCTGCaggaccccgcagcccccggccgggtCGTGCCTGCAGACCAAGGTCCAGCCCCGGCTCTCGGATCCTCCTCCACACGTCCCTGCaactgctctgctcccaggaccCAGCCATGCGGGTCAGGGGCTGCTGCCGCCAGGCTCCCGTGCTTACCTGGGGTGAGGCGCTGGTGCCCAGGGAGGTGTCATGTCCAGCAGCCCTCCGGCTGGGTTTTTATAGCCTCCAGATAGAGACAGAGCCCAGGAGAGCATTACTAAAACCCCTAACTCAGCacatggcagggaggagggacTGGGCAGAACAAAGGCAACGCTGCAGAGAAGCTGATGAGCTGGGACACCACggctcccgctcccccggcccaCTGGGCACGGGCTCCgaccctcagccctgcagctccggACCCAGGGCATCACCCCTGAGGTCTGCCTGTGCTCCTGCCACATGCCCTGCCCTGGCGTGCGGCTGGGCTGGGACCAtgctccccagctctggcagcgcTCGTCCTGCCCAcgggcagcactgcctgccccgtgcctcggctgggggtgcggggaggtTTTCTCACTCACATTTCTGGGAAGTAGGAGTAAAGATGCGTCTCCACTTGCGGCAGCGCTTGTTCTCCCTGCTagggcagagcagctctccccgAAAGCTGGGGCAGCTCTTTTGCAGGTTGAGCACACAGTGACCACGGAGCATCGTGACTAGCGGGGACCGGGGGCATGGGAAAGCAAGGGGCAGGTTTGCAAAGGCATTGGAAGGAGTAAAGATGCAGATCAAGACTTAGGGAGCGCTGCAGCAGTCTCCCGCCTCTGTGCGCAGGGACCTGTACAGAGCCCGCTGCATCCACATTTTGGGTACCTAAATACCTTTAAGGTTTGCTCACGGTGACCCCCCTACCAAATCATCCCGGGGTTGTGCTGGGAGCATGCAGGGCTCCGAGGGCTGGGCACCTTGCAGAGGCACCCACACAGCCTGCCCATcggagcaggagccagcagcgAAAGGAGGCTGTTGGGCCGGGTGGCAAAATCCGTGTTC is a window of Mycteria americana isolate JAX WOST 10 ecotype Jacksonville Zoo and Gardens chromosome 13, USCA_MyAme_1.0, whole genome shotgun sequence DNA encoding:
- the CRYBA4 gene encoding beta-crystallin A4, which encodes MTHRCRRSSGLWKIVVWDEAFFQGKKHEFTTDCYSTPEHGFSTVRSCKIESGAWAGFEHCGFQGQQFVLERGEYPCWEAWSGSNAYHVERMCSFRPIACADHGRSRLMLFEQENFQGKRGELSDDCPSLPALGWGSSAVGSFLVRSGAWVCSQYPGYRGFQYLLESDSCAGEYKHVREWGSHAQTGQVQSIRRVQQ